TTTGTTTAAAAGGTTTAGCTTTAGCTCCCCAATATCAGAAAATCCTCGTCTAAATATTTACCATAATGATTTACCCAATTCTTGAGTGTGTGATGGTATTTGAACCCCAACTTGCTGTAGAGTTTATGGGCAGCTTTGTTGCCCGAATATAGCGTCAAGTAAATGTTCCTCGGTTTCATTTCCTTTCTCACTCTTTTAATCAATTCAGACATTGCAAAGTAACCCAGACCGACCCCCCTGTATTGTCGTTTTATTGTTATACCCAATAAAACATTGCCTCGCAACTTGTAAAGCTGCCTTTCAGCCGATACACTGCCGACCATCCTTCCACTATCCTCCATCACAAGATAATAGCCCGTTTTCTTGCTGATTTTTTCCCAAGTATGATTGAGCCATTTCTTTTGATCGGCCAAGGTTGCTTTCTTGTCCATGAGCAGATATGTCTTTTCATCCACAAAAGTGTTGATATAGTTCATCAGTTTTCTGGCAGTATCCCTTTTATTTAAGTCTCTTAGAATTATTTTCCTTCCATCTTCCGCAATGAATTCTTTCTTCCATGCCATTTTCGTATAAAAAAACTATGCACCGACCGGGATTCGAACCCGGATAGCGAGCTTTCGTCTTGCATGCCAAAGCACTGCAATGGAAGGCTCGAATCATAGCCATTAGATCATCGGTGCAATAGCATTCTGGGTATGAGTAGAGTTTAAAAATCTTATTCATCCAATTACCGAATGTCATATCAGTTTCAAACAGAAAGTTATATTAACATACCCCTCCTGTTTTGTGGTATGAACAGCGACAATACAGACAACAATATAATTGTTTTTTGCGCCCACTCAGATGACCAGATTTTTGGGGCAGGAGGCACTCTTGCGAAGTATGCCAAGGAAGGCAAGAATATTTACACTTACATATTCTCATTCGGCGAATTTTCGCACCCCTGGCTCAAGAGGAATGTTTCTGTGAAAATGAGGGTCAAGGAATCCTATGATGTTGACAGGCTCATTGGCGGAAAAGGCATCAGGTTTTTCGACTTGAAGGAAGGCACTTTCCCCGAGGATGCAAAAAGGCTGAAGATAAACAAGGAAATCGAGAAGATAATACGCCAGAAAAAGCCGGTCAAGATATTCACCCATGCTGTTGATGACCCCCATCCGGACCACAGCGCTATGCACAGGATTGTTCTTGATACGTTCGACAAAATGGGCTACAAGTGCGATGTTTACACTTTTGACATATGGAACTGGTTTGCAGTCAAAGACAGGCACCTTCCAAAGCTTTGGGTGGATATCAGCAGCACTTTCAAAACAAAGATGGCAGCCCTCAGGACTTTCAAGAGCCAGAAAGCGGCTTTCATGACACTGTTGCCGTCCACTTACGCAAAGGCAATAATCTATGGGCTGAGGAATGGTGTCAAATTCGCAGAGGTCTTCCGCAAGATAAGGTAATAAAATGAAAAAACTTTTGATAGCGACAGATAATTTCCTTCCGAGGTGGGATGGTGTGTCGAGGTTTCTGTCAGAAATAGTGCCTCAGCTGGAATCCTTGTTTGACATAACGATAATGTCGCCTAAATTCAAGGGCGACTTGAAAGGCTGGGAGAACAGGAAATTAAAAAGGTTTGATATGACCCGCATAAAGGTGGGGGATATTGTGCTTGCCTGGCCCAACCATGATGAAATGAAAAAGCTTGTGGCTGACGCTGATATCGTCTGGGTCCAGACGCTTGGGCCAATCGGCGGCTTTGCAGTGCTCCAGGCCAGGAAGCTGAACAAGCCAGTTGTGACCTTTGTCCATTCTGTGGAATGGGAATTATTCTCAAAGGGAGTCAAGTGGTTCAAGCCATTTGTCTACATTTTTGCGAAATTCTATGCGCGCTGGCTTTACGGCAAATGCCAGCTGATGATGGTCCCGAGCTTGGAGACCGAGGAGCTTTACACCTATAATGGCATAATGACTCCCAAAAAGGTCGTGCATTTGGGGATAGACACGGAGAAATTCAGGCCGGCTGAAAATAAGATGGAAGCCAAGAGGAAAGTTGGCATCAACCCTGAGCACTATGTGATAGGCTACACTGGCCGGATTGCAAGGGAAAAGGACATTATGACTTTATACAGGGCTTTCATGAAGCTGAGGAAGGAACGCCAGGATGTCATGCTTATACTGGTTGGAGACGGGATTGAGCCCTATATGAAAATGCTGTCGGCAGACGAGCATGTAATTTTGCCAGGCTCTGTAAATAACATCCAGGAATATCTGCAGGCTATGGATATTTTTGTGCTTCCGAGCCTGACAGAGACAAGCAGCCTGTCCACGATGGAGGCCATGGCCTGCGGAGTCCCGGTTGTTACAACCAAGGTTGGATTTGTCAAAAGGTATGTGCATAATAAGGAGAACGGCCTTTTCTTCCCCAAGGGAAATGACGTCGTGCTCAAGATTAAGCTGATTCAGCTGCTGGAGCATGAGAGCCTGAGGAAGAGGCTTGGCGAGAATGCGAGGAAAACAATAACTGAGCGCTATATGTGGAGCAGCACAGTGGAAAGGATTAAGGCTATTCTTTTGTCTCTGGATTCTCCTTCTTAGGCTCTGGAAGCTTTTCGCCGATTGCCAGTTCCTTGACATGCCTCCGGGTAAAGATTATAAAGAGGGCAATTGTGAATGCTGCCCATATGATTGCAAGCGGCCGCATCATTGCGCTGACCCTTATGCCTGAAATTGCAAGGCCAAGCCCGATAAAATAAAGAAAGCCTGTCATCACGATTACCGCCATCAGGAAGAGCCATATCCACGATTTCCTGACCTGCTTCCGGACCAGCTTTTCCTCTTCCGGATTGACTGGCTTTCTTCTTCCGCCCTGGTAAAAATGTTGGGGCGCCTTGAATAGTGTGTGCGGATCTGCCATTGTTAACAACTATATTTTCAGTGATACGACTTTGCTGACGCTGTGCTCATCCATGGAGACGCCGTACAGCTGGTCAGCCTCGGCAATTATCCCGTCGTTGTGGCTGATTACGATGTATTGGGCGCGGTCAGAATATTTCTTGATGAGGTTCGACAGATGTTCTGAGTTTTTCTTGTCCAGAGCTGCATCCACCTCATCGAGGATATAGAAGCTCGCGGGGTCATGCTCCTGGATTGCAAAGATGAATGCCAGGGCCGTCATTGTCTTTTCCCCGCCGGAAAGGCTTTTTATGTCCAGGAATTTGCTGCCGGTGAGCTTGACTTTTATCATTAGGCCTCCCTCAAACGGCTTTTCCTTGTCCTCAAGCTCGAGCTCCACTTCCCCCTTGGTCGAAAGGGCGGCAAAAATTTCCCTGAAATTCTTGTGCACGACATCGAGAGTTTTCATGAAAAGGTCAGTTTTCTTTGTCTCAATCTCATTTATCATGACCAGGACTTCCTGCTTCTCCTGGCCCAGCTTTTCCTTCTTTTCAAGCAGGGAATGGTATTCCTTGTCAACGGCATCATAAATTTCCAGCGCCCTTAGGTTGACATTGCCAATATCCTGCACCATCTTCTCAAACTGCGATATTTCCTTCTTCAGCTCCTCTTCTGGCTTGTCCACGGTCTCCACGCCTTCATACTGCCTGAATTCCTCCTCAATTGCGGCAAGCTCAGCCTTCACGCGCGCATTGTCTATTGATAGCAGGTTCATCTTCTGCTCATATTTGCGTATTTCCTCTTCCTTGGAGATGATGCTGATTTCAGTCTGCTGCAATTCATCATTGAGCCTGTTCCTTCTTGCAAAGATTTCCTTGAATTGTGAATAGAATTTCTTTTCTTCCTTCTCCTTCTCCTTAAGCAGGCCCTCGTCCACCTTGATTTTTTCAGAAAGCTGCTTGCTTTCATCGCTGAATTTCTCCTTTTCCTTTTCGTGCTGCTTCAGGATTTTCTGTATGTTGCTGATCTCAGGCATGAAGATTGTGTCTATCTGGGTCGTTATGCCCTTGATGTCATTGACGAGGTTGCCAATCTCTGACTTGAGCTCCTCCTTTTTCTGCTCAAAAGTGTTCAATTCCGCGAGCAGGGCAGGGTTGCGGAGCTCACCAATCTTGGACCTTAATTCCTGCTTCTGTATTTTCAGCTTGGCCAGCTCCCTGTTCACGACGCTGACTTTGTTTACAATTTCGCTTAGGTTTTTTTCCGACCTGGCAAGGTCATCCTCCATGTCCTTCTTGAGCTTCTTGCTGAGTTCCAGGTCGCCTGTGTCAAGGTGGAAGCTTTTTTCAGTCTTGATTATTTCTCCTTCCAGGATAGCCTTTTCCTCGCGCAGCTCTGCAATCCTGTCCTCGCTTATCTTCCTCTTCTTTTCGAGCGCATCAATGACTGTTTCATTGTCCGCGATTTTTGCCTCAACCCTTTCAATGTGCTGTGTCAGCTCCCTTTCCTGGAATGCCAGCCCTTTTTTCTGCCTGTAGCCTCCGTGCATGGCCCCGGAAAGCTCAGCCATGTCCCCATCCACAGTAACCATTTTGGCATTGCCAATCCCAATCCTCCGCGCCACATCAATATTGTCCACAACAAGCGTGCTGCCGAAAACATACGAGAACACTTTCTTGAACTTGTTGTCATATGAGATCAGGTCAATGGCAAATCCGTGCGAGCCATTGGCTGTCTTAAGCTTCTTTATCTCTGCATCCAGCTGCTTTTCCTTGATTTTGTTCAATGGGAGGAATGTGGCTGTTCCAAGCTTGTTCTGCTTTAGGTATTTGATGCATTTGGCAGCTGTAAGGTCGTCTTCAACCACTACGCTTTTCAGGTGCAGCCCTGCCGCAACTTCCAGCGCAGTTGAGAATTTGCTCTGCACCTGCCCCAGGTCGGCCACCGTGCCGTAAACACCGCCAAAATCCTGCCTATTTTCCAGGATTTTCTTGAGCGCCTCCCCGGCACCCAGGCGTTCTGCAATCCCGATATTTTTTGCCCTGAGTTTTGCAGCCTCTTCCTGGTCTGCAATGAGATTCCTTCTTGCATTGGCGAGCTGGGAGGCATGAGTGACGTCCTCGCTCAACAGCTTGTTCAGCTCAAGGGTCGCTGCCTTGAACCGTTCCTTCTTTGCCTTGAGCTGGTCTATCTCCTTCTTGTTCTCCTTCTCGACTTCAAGAACTTTTGCAATCCTGTCATCTATGGTTTTGAGCTGGAAGTCAAGCCTGTCCTTTTCCCTGAGGAGGTTTTGCTGCTGTTCCCTGAGGCGCTGTATTTCATTCTGCTTTTCATCTGCAAGCTTGTCTATGTCCTCAATTTCCTTTTCAATGCTCCCTGCTGCATCGATTTTGTTGTCCTTCCTGAAATTGTCAATTTTCGCAAGGATGCGCAGGAGCTCCTTCTCCTTGCCATTTTTCTCTGTGTCAATGCTTATCCTGTCTGCCTTCATGCTCTCTATCTTGGCCGACATCTCCTCCATATTCTTCTTGAGCTGGCCGTGCCTTGAGTCAATCCTTGAAAGCTCATTGTTGATGGACGCAATTTTTGTGTTGCTGGTTGCCAGGTCAACCCTGATCTGCTCAACTTCCTTGTGGATCTTGATTTGCTCCTTTTCCCCGCGCTTTTCAACCTCGGCATTGAGCGCGGCCATTTCCTTGCGGTTCTCATCAAGCTTTGACTTCAGCTGGTCAATAATTTTCTGGACTTGGTCTGTCTTGCCTTTTTGGTGGCCTATGTCCCTGTCGAATTTGCCCCTTTCCAGAATTTTCCTGTCGAGATTTATTTTTAGCATGGAAGCCTTGTTTTGCTGTATCCTGCTCCCGAGCTCCCTGTATTTCATTGCCTCGTCCCGGTCCTTCTTCAGCTCTTTCAGATAGGTCTCCCTTTCCTTCAATATTATTTCAGCCTCGCTTATCTTGACATCGACTTTCTCAAGCTCCCTCAATGCCTTCTCCTTTTTCTCCTCATAAACCGAGATTCCTGCAATCTCCTCGACTATCTGCCGCCTTTCCTCCCCTGACATTTCAACAAACCTTACAATGTCGCCTTGCAGGATTATGTTATACCCATCAGGGTTTATCCTTGCCAATGACAATAGCTCCAGTATCTGCTGCCTTGTCCTTGCCTTGTCATTTATCCTGTATATGCTCTGGCCCGAGGGCCTTACAATGCGCGTTACCTTGACCTCGGCCTCATCTGTAGGGAAAGTCTTGCCAGTATTGTCGAAATAAATGCTCACTTCACCTTCCTTGGCCGCCTTCTTGGATTTGCCGCCGTTGTAGATTAAGTTGGCTGATTTTTCAGCCCGCAGGCTTTTTGTAGAGCCTTTGCCAAGGACAAAGCACAATGAGTCAAGGATATTTGATTTTCCAGAGCCGTTTGGACCAAGGACAACATTGTATTTGGGGCCGAAAATAAGCTCGGTCTTGTTCGCAAAGGACTTGAATCCCCGCAAGATTATGCTGTTGATTTTTGTCATTTTATCTGCCTTTGAGTTTTGATTCAGTTAATCTCTTGAGTTTTGATATGATTTCATGTATTTGTTCTTTGTTTCTTTTTAAGTATTCCGGAGATATCATTATCCCCCTGTAGGCTATATCATTCCTTGTCTTTCTAAGCTGGTCTATGAGAAATATCTGAGAGGAGCCGAAGTTGTCCGCATAGTGCCAGAGGTATGAAACGAGCGTTTCATGGCTGAGAGTCTTGTAGCCGTCAATTGACATGATTGCTGTTATTAGCTCCTTAACAATCTCATAG
This DNA window, taken from Candidatus Woesearchaeota archaeon, encodes the following:
- a CDS encoding GNAT family N-acetyltransferase — its product is MAWKKEFIAEDGRKIILRDLNKRDTARKLMNYINTFVDEKTYLLMDKKATLADQKKWLNHTWEKISKKTGYYLVMEDSGRMVGSVSAERQLYKLRGNVLLGITIKRQYRGVGLGYFAMSELIKRVRKEMKPRNIYLTLYSGNKAAHKLYSKLGFKYHHTLKNWVNHYGKYLDEDFLILGS
- a CDS encoding PIG-L family deacetylase; amino-acid sequence: MNSDNTDNNIIVFCAHSDDQIFGAGGTLAKYAKEGKNIYTYIFSFGEFSHPWLKRNVSVKMRVKESYDVDRLIGGKGIRFFDLKEGTFPEDAKRLKINKEIEKIIRQKKPVKIFTHAVDDPHPDHSAMHRIVLDTFDKMGYKCDVYTFDIWNWFAVKDRHLPKLWVDISSTFKTKMAALRTFKSQKAAFMTLLPSTYAKAIIYGLRNGVKFAEVFRKIR
- a CDS encoding glycosyltransferase family 4 protein; protein product: MKKLLIATDNFLPRWDGVSRFLSEIVPQLESLFDITIMSPKFKGDLKGWENRKLKRFDMTRIKVGDIVLAWPNHDEMKKLVADADIVWVQTLGPIGGFAVLQARKLNKPVVTFVHSVEWELFSKGVKWFKPFVYIFAKFYARWLYGKCQLMMVPSLETEELYTYNGIMTPKKVVHLGIDTEKFRPAENKMEAKRKVGINPEHYVIGYTGRIAREKDIMTLYRAFMKLRKERQDVMLILVGDGIEPYMKMLSADEHVILPGSVNNIQEYLQAMDIFVLPSLTETSSLSTMEAMACGVPVVTTKVGFVKRYVHNKENGLFFPKGNDVVLKIKLIQLLEHESLRKRLGENARKTITERYMWSSTVERIKAILLSLDSPS
- the smc gene encoding chromosome segregation protein SMC — protein: MTKINSIILRGFKSFANKTELIFGPKYNVVLGPNGSGKSNILDSLCFVLGKGSTKSLRAEKSANLIYNGGKSKKAAKEGEVSIYFDNTGKTFPTDEAEVKVTRIVRPSGQSIYRINDKARTRQQILELLSLARINPDGYNIILQGDIVRFVEMSGEERRQIVEEIAGISVYEEKKEKALRELEKVDVKISEAEIILKERETYLKELKKDRDEAMKYRELGSRIQQNKASMLKINLDRKILERGKFDRDIGHQKGKTDQVQKIIDQLKSKLDENRKEMAALNAEVEKRGEKEQIKIHKEVEQIRVDLATSNTKIASINNELSRIDSRHGQLKKNMEEMSAKIESMKADRISIDTEKNGKEKELLRILAKIDNFRKDNKIDAAGSIEKEIEDIDKLADEKQNEIQRLREQQQNLLREKDRLDFQLKTIDDRIAKVLEVEKENKKEIDQLKAKKERFKAATLELNKLLSEDVTHASQLANARRNLIADQEEAAKLRAKNIGIAERLGAGEALKKILENRQDFGGVYGTVADLGQVQSKFSTALEVAAGLHLKSVVVEDDLTAAKCIKYLKQNKLGTATFLPLNKIKEKQLDAEIKKLKTANGSHGFAIDLISYDNKFKKVFSYVFGSTLVVDNIDVARRIGIGNAKMVTVDGDMAELSGAMHGGYRQKKGLAFQERELTQHIERVEAKIADNETVIDALEKKRKISEDRIAELREEKAILEGEIIKTEKSFHLDTGDLELSKKLKKDMEDDLARSEKNLSEIVNKVSVVNRELAKLKIQKQELRSKIGELRNPALLAELNTFEQKKEELKSEIGNLVNDIKGITTQIDTIFMPEISNIQKILKQHEKEKEKFSDESKQLSEKIKVDEGLLKEKEKEEKKFYSQFKEIFARRNRLNDELQQTEISIISKEEEIRKYEQKMNLLSIDNARVKAELAAIEEEFRQYEGVETVDKPEEELKKEISQFEKMVQDIGNVNLRALEIYDAVDKEYHSLLEKKEKLGQEKQEVLVMINEIETKKTDLFMKTLDVVHKNFREIFAALSTKGEVELELEDKEKPFEGGLMIKVKLTGSKFLDIKSLSGGEKTMTALAFIFAIQEHDPASFYILDEVDAALDKKNSEHLSNLIKKYSDRAQYIVISHNDGIIAEADQLYGVSMDEHSVSKVVSLKI